In Listeria cossartiae subsp. cossartiae, one genomic interval encodes:
- the rnpM gene encoding RNase P modulator RnpM — translation MRNKKIPLRKCIITGERLPKGELLRIAYSKDGALTIDPTGKAPGRGFYIVKSVEACEKAKKKNAIFHQLKMPEQESFYDELIAYVKSLEEPTNG, via the coding sequence ATGCGTAATAAAAAAATCCCCCTTCGAAAATGTATTATTACCGGTGAACGCTTGCCAAAAGGCGAACTTCTTCGTATTGCGTATTCGAAAGACGGAGCGCTTACGATAGATCCTACAGGCAAAGCACCTGGACGCGGTTTCTACATTGTTAAAAGTGTCGAAGCCTGTGAAAAAGCGAAAAAGAAAAACGCCATTTTTCATCAACTAAAAATGCCAGAACAAGAGTCCTTTTACGATGAGCTAATCGCTTATGTGAAGTCTCTCGAGGAACCAACTAATGGATAA
- a CDS encoding YlxQ family RNA-binding protein: protein MDKKALSLLGLANRARKITTGEELVLKAVRNGKAKMVLISEDISEKTEKTIRNKCEYYNVVVKKAGTREMIGGAIGKDTRAIVAILDKGFAVKLAELLG, encoded by the coding sequence ATGGATAAAAAAGCACTTTCCTTATTAGGCCTCGCAAACCGCGCACGTAAAATTACTACTGGTGAAGAATTAGTACTAAAAGCAGTTAGAAATGGGAAAGCAAAAATGGTTCTCATTTCAGAAGATATATCCGAAAAAACCGAGAAAACAATCCGCAACAAGTGTGAATACTATAATGTTGTCGTGAAAAAAGCCGGCACCCGGGAAATGATAGGGGGTGCAATCGGCAAAGATACACGTGCAATCGTTGCAATACTTGATAAAGGATTTGCTGTTAAATTAGCAGAATTACTCGGTTGA
- the infB gene encoding translation initiation factor IF-2 — protein sequence MSKVRVYEYAKEHQVSSKKVIEALKDLGIEVANHMSTINENALRQLDNAVDGTNKKAEAPKKETTSNENGNSKGPNKPNMTNSNEKSNKPNKPAGQANKPATANKSQGAKPATNKPANTGNQTQASGNQQQAGGQKRNNNNSNRPGGGNQNRPGGNNRPNRGGNFNNKGRNTKKKGKLNHSTVPPTPPKPKELPEKIVFSESLTVAELAKKLYREPSELIKKLFMLGVVATINQSLDKDAIELICDDYGVQVEEEIKVDVTDLDVYFENELNEAVDESKLVERPPVVTIMGHVDHGKTTLLDSLRNTKVTLGEAGGITQHIGAYQLEIHDKKITFLDTPGHAAFTAMRARGAQITDITILVVAADDGVMPQTIEAINHAKAAGMPIIVAVNKIDKPQANPDRVMQELTEYELVPEAWGGDTIFAPISAKFGEGLENLLDMILLVSEVEELKANPDRRAIGSVIEAELDKGRGPVATLLVQDGTLNIGDPIVVGNTFGRVRAMVNDLGRRVKKVGPSTPVEITGLNDVPQAGDRFVVFEDEKTARNIGETRASRALVAQRSATNRVSLDNLFEHMKAGEMKEVNVIIKADVQGSVEALAASLRKIDVEGVNVKIIHTAVGAINESDITLAAASNAIIIGFNVRPTTQAREAAENESVDIRLHRVIYKAIDEIEAAMKGMLDPEFQEKIIGQAQVRQTINVSKVGTIAGCYVTDGKITRDSGVRIIRDGIVVFEGEIATLKRFKDDAKEVAKGYECGITVQNFNDIKEDDVIEAYVMEEIERK from the coding sequence ATGAGTAAAGTTCGTGTATATGAATACGCAAAAGAACATCAAGTATCAAGCAAAAAAGTCATTGAAGCATTGAAAGACTTAGGCATTGAAGTGGCTAACCACATGTCCACTATTAATGAAAATGCGTTAAGACAATTAGATAATGCCGTTGATGGCACAAATAAAAAAGCCGAAGCACCAAAGAAAGAAACTACTAGCAACGAAAATGGAAATAGTAAGGGGCCAAACAAACCGAATATGACAAATAGTAATGAAAAGTCGAATAAACCAAATAAACCAGCAGGACAAGCTAATAAACCAGCCACTGCAAACAAAAGCCAAGGTGCAAAACCAGCGACAAATAAACCAGCAAACACGGGTAACCAAACACAAGCAAGTGGTAACCAACAACAAGCTGGCGGACAAAAACGCAACAATAACAACAGCAATCGTCCAGGTGGCGGCAACCAAAACCGTCCAGGCGGTAACAATCGTCCGAATCGTGGCGGCAATTTTAACAATAAAGGCCGTAACACGAAGAAAAAAGGTAAATTAAACCATAGTACAGTACCACCAACTCCGCCAAAACCAAAAGAACTTCCTGAAAAAATCGTTTTCAGCGAATCTTTAACAGTAGCGGAATTAGCGAAAAAATTATACAGAGAACCATCTGAACTTATCAAAAAATTATTTATGCTTGGCGTTGTTGCGACAATTAACCAATCATTAGATAAAGATGCAATCGAACTAATTTGTGACGACTACGGTGTACAAGTAGAAGAAGAAATTAAAGTCGATGTAACAGACTTAGATGTGTACTTTGAAAATGAACTAAATGAAGCGGTTGACGAGTCTAAACTTGTTGAACGCCCACCAGTTGTTACTATCATGGGACACGTTGACCATGGTAAAACAACATTACTAGATTCCCTTCGTAATACAAAAGTTACTTTAGGAGAAGCTGGTGGTATCACGCAACATATCGGTGCTTACCAACTCGAAATCCATGACAAAAAAATCACTTTCCTTGATACACCGGGACATGCTGCGTTTACAGCAATGCGTGCTCGTGGTGCGCAAATCACGGACATTACGATTTTAGTTGTAGCAGCAGATGATGGCGTTATGCCACAAACAATTGAAGCAATCAACCATGCGAAAGCTGCGGGAATGCCGATTATTGTTGCTGTCAACAAAATTGATAAACCACAAGCAAATCCAGACCGTGTAATGCAAGAACTAACAGAATATGAATTAGTTCCAGAAGCATGGGGCGGCGATACCATTTTCGCACCAATCTCCGCTAAATTCGGTGAAGGTCTTGAAAACTTGTTAGATATGATTTTACTTGTTTCTGAAGTAGAAGAATTAAAAGCAAATCCAGACCGTCGTGCCATCGGTTCTGTTATCGAAGCAGAACTTGATAAAGGTCGTGGCCCGGTTGCGACTTTACTAGTACAAGATGGAACACTTAATATCGGAGACCCAATTGTTGTAGGTAACACGTTTGGTCGTGTCCGTGCAATGGTCAATGATTTAGGCCGTCGCGTGAAAAAAGTTGGTCCAAGTACACCAGTTGAAATCACTGGACTAAACGATGTACCACAAGCCGGCGATCGCTTCGTTGTTTTTGAAGATGAAAAAACAGCAAGAAACATCGGGGAAACTCGTGCAAGTCGTGCGCTAGTAGCTCAACGTTCTGCAACAAACCGCGTAAGTTTAGACAACTTATTTGAACATATGAAAGCTGGCGAAATGAAAGAAGTTAACGTTATTATTAAAGCAGACGTTCAAGGTTCTGTAGAGGCTCTTGCCGCATCTCTTCGCAAAATTGATGTAGAAGGCGTTAACGTAAAAATCATTCATACTGCCGTTGGTGCCATCAATGAATCAGATATCACTTTAGCAGCAGCTTCTAATGCGATTATTATTGGATTTAACGTTCGTCCAACAACACAAGCACGTGAAGCAGCAGAAAACGAAAGCGTAGATATTCGTTTACACCGTGTTATCTATAAAGCGATTGATGAAATTGAAGCAGCAATGAAAGGGATGCTTGATCCAGAATTCCAAGAAAAAATTATCGGTCAAGCGCAAGTTCGTCAAACAATCAATGTTTCTAAAGTGGGTACAATTGCTGGCTGTTACGTAACAGATGGTAAAATTACTCGTGATAGCGGCGTTCGTATTATCCGTGACGGAATCGTAGTCTTTGAAGGCGAAATTGCTACACTTAAACGCTTTAAAGATGATGCGAAAGAAGTGGCTAAAGGTTACGAATGTGGTATCACAGTACAAAACTTCAACGATATCAAAGAAGACGATGTCATTGAAGCGTACGTTATGGAAGAAATTGAAAGAAAATGA
- a CDS encoding DUF503 domain-containing protein, translated as MIQSVVSEFFMQEPQNLKEKRAILKRIVTRAKQKFNISIAETDYQDLWQRAEISFAVVSSSHIQAEKEAREVLAFLDSFPEWERAETVMEKL; from the coding sequence ATGATTCAATCAGTCGTTAGTGAATTTTTCATGCAGGAACCACAAAACCTCAAAGAAAAACGCGCTATCCTGAAACGAATTGTAACGAGAGCAAAACAAAAATTCAATATCTCTATTGCTGAAACGGATTATCAGGATTTATGGCAGCGAGCTGAAATAAGCTTTGCTGTCGTATCTTCCTCGCACATCCAAGCAGAAAAAGAAGCCAGAGAAGTACTTGCTTTTCTTGATTCTTTTCCTGAGTGGGAACGCGCCGAGACCGTTATGGAGAAGCTATAA
- the rbfA gene encoding 30S ribosome-binding factor RbfA, with protein MNVRANRVSEQMKKELGDILNRKIKDPRLGFVTVTGVDVTGDLQEAKVFISILGTDKEKENTLLALAKAHGFIRSEIGRRIRLRKVPEMSFEIDNSIAYGNRIDELLRDLNNDQ; from the coding sequence TTGAACGTACGAGCAAATCGTGTCAGTGAGCAAATGAAAAAAGAATTGGGCGATATTTTAAATCGTAAAATTAAAGACCCGCGCTTAGGTTTTGTAACCGTAACGGGAGTAGATGTTACTGGTGACTTACAAGAAGCTAAGGTGTTCATTTCCATTCTTGGTACCGATAAGGAAAAAGAAAATACGTTACTCGCACTTGCGAAAGCGCATGGCTTTATCCGCTCTGAAATCGGTCGTCGTATTCGACTTCGTAAAGTTCCAGAAATGTCTTTTGAAATAGATAATTCCATCGCTTACGGAAATCGAATCGATGAATTGCTTCGCGACTTAAATAACGATCAATAA
- the truB gene encoding tRNA pseudouridine(55) synthase TruB, with amino-acid sequence MNGIIPLWKERGMTSHDCVFKLRKILHTKKVGHTGTLDPEVEGVLPICIGRATKLAEYVTDEGKVYVAEITLGKSTTTEDATGETVMTKELAEISAAELQAALTKLTGKITQIPPMFSAVKVNGKKLYEYARAGIEVERPSRQVDIYSLIRLDGDTALNESNPTFRLEIACGKGTYIRTLAVMIGELLGYPAHMSKLERTRSGFFQKEDCLTLAEIDEMMQANDSSFLYPLEKGIESMAKLVIDEEVHAKVLNGGLLPKTLFTTVEDESRVALIFDDKLTAIYKPHPEKKDLWKPEKVIELHQA; translated from the coding sequence ATGAACGGCATTATCCCACTGTGGAAAGAACGCGGGATGACAAGTCATGATTGCGTTTTTAAATTAAGAAAAATTTTACATACGAAAAAAGTCGGTCATACAGGTACACTTGATCCAGAAGTAGAAGGCGTGCTACCAATTTGTATTGGCCGTGCGACAAAATTGGCTGAATATGTAACTGATGAAGGCAAAGTCTATGTAGCAGAAATAACACTAGGTAAATCGACTACAACTGAAGATGCAACTGGTGAAACGGTTATGACCAAGGAACTAGCCGAAATTTCCGCAGCAGAACTTCAAGCCGCACTCACAAAACTAACAGGAAAAATTACCCAGATTCCACCCATGTTTTCCGCTGTAAAAGTCAACGGCAAAAAATTGTATGAATATGCAAGAGCTGGAATAGAGGTAGAACGCCCATCCAGACAAGTGGATATTTATTCGTTAATACGCTTAGATGGTGACACTGCACTAAATGAGTCCAACCCAACATTCCGATTAGAAATTGCTTGCGGAAAAGGAACTTATATCCGTACACTTGCAGTGATGATTGGCGAATTATTAGGATATCCAGCTCATATGTCCAAACTAGAACGTACTCGTAGCGGCTTTTTCCAAAAAGAAGATTGCTTGACGCTCGCAGAAATTGACGAAATGATGCAAGCGAATGATAGCAGCTTTTTATATCCACTTGAAAAAGGCATTGAATCCATGGCCAAATTAGTAATTGACGAAGAAGTTCACGCCAAAGTCCTAAATGGCGGCCTATTACCAAAAACATTATTTACAACAGTAGAAGACGAATCTCGTGTAGCGCTTATTTTTGATGATAAATTAACCGCGATTTATAAACCACACCCAGAGAAAAAAGACCTTTGGAAACCAGAGAAGGTTATCGAGTTACATCAAGCATAG
- a CDS encoding bifunctional riboflavin kinase/FAD synthetase, which produces MKTIYLHHPMTIDEWTDVKKVMALGFFDGVHLGHQAVIKQAKQIAEQKGLQTAVLTFDPHPSVVLSNIRKQVKYLTPLEDKAEKMAELGVDIMYVVRFTTQFSEISPQDFVDNYLVALNVEHVVAGFDYSYGKKGEGKMNDLAGYAKGRFEVTIVDKQTAASDKISSTNIRRAITEGELEVANQLLGYPYTTKGTVIHGDKRGRTIGFPTANILVNEDYLIPKLGVYAVKFRVNGETHLGMASIGYNITFKDDQALSIEVYILDFHREIYGEEAEIEWYQFFRPELKFNGVEGLIAQLEKDEQDTRAFFAKLED; this is translated from the coding sequence ATGAAGACGATATACTTACATCATCCGATGACAATAGACGAGTGGACAGACGTGAAAAAAGTAATGGCGCTTGGTTTTTTCGATGGTGTTCATTTAGGGCATCAAGCAGTCATTAAACAAGCAAAACAAATTGCTGAACAAAAAGGCTTGCAAACGGCAGTATTAACTTTTGATCCGCATCCATCTGTCGTTTTAAGCAATATCCGCAAACAAGTAAAATATCTCACCCCGCTAGAAGATAAAGCCGAAAAAATGGCGGAGCTTGGCGTAGATATTATGTATGTAGTTCGCTTTACAACACAGTTTTCAGAAATATCCCCACAAGACTTTGTCGATAATTACCTAGTCGCTTTAAATGTGGAACACGTCGTAGCTGGTTTCGACTATTCTTACGGTAAAAAAGGTGAAGGTAAGATGAACGATTTGGCGGGCTATGCAAAAGGTCGTTTTGAGGTTACTATAGTTGATAAACAAACAGCTGCTAGTGATAAAATAAGCTCGACCAACATTAGACGCGCCATTACAGAAGGCGAACTAGAAGTAGCGAACCAATTACTAGGCTATCCTTACACAACAAAAGGAACTGTAATCCACGGAGATAAACGAGGTAGAACAATTGGCTTTCCGACAGCGAATATTCTTGTGAATGAAGATTACTTAATTCCAAAACTTGGTGTCTATGCAGTGAAATTCCGCGTGAATGGGGAAACTCACTTAGGTATGGCTAGCATTGGCTATAATATCACGTTTAAAGACGACCAAGCACTCTCGATTGAAGTGTATATTCTGGATTTCCACCGCGAAATTTACGGCGAGGAAGCGGAAATTGAATGGTATCAATTTTTCCGTCCAGAACTTAAATTTAATGGTGTAGAAGGTCTGATTGCGCAGTTAGAAAAAGACGAACAAGATACAAGAGCTTTTTTTGCTAAATTAGAAGATTAA
- the rpsO gene encoding 30S ribosomal protein S15 → MALTQERKNEIIAEYRVHDTDTGSPEVQIAVLTAEINSLNEHVRVHKKDHHSYRGLMKMVGHRRNLLTYLRKKDVQRYRELIKRLGLRR, encoded by the coding sequence ATGGCTTTAACTCAAGAACGCAAAAATGAAATTATTGCAGAGTACCGTGTCCATGATACAGATACTGGTTCACCAGAAGTACAAATCGCTGTATTAACTGCTGAAATCAATAGCTTAAATGAACACGTTCGCGTACACAAAAAAGATCATCACTCTTACCGTGGATTAATGAAAATGGTAGGTCACCGTCGTAACCTATTAACTTACCTACGTAAAAAAGATGTTCAACGTTACCGCGAACTTATCAAACGTTTAGGTTTACGTCGATAA
- the pnp gene encoding polyribonucleotide nucleotidyltransferase, with product MSEKQVFSTEWAGKTLSVEVGQLAKQASGAALIRYGDTVVLTAAVGSKKPRPGDFFPLTVNYEEKMYSVGKVPGGFLKREGRPSDRATLTARLIDRPIRPLFAEGFRNEVQITSTVFSVDQDCSPEMAAMLGSSVALVISDIPFEGPIAGVDVGRIDGKYVINPTIEQAEKSDISLTVAGTYDAINMVEAGAKEVSEEAMLEAIMFGHEEIKRLCEFQQQIIAAVGKEKREIELFVSDPELEAEVKAASEGKMKTAIKTEEKKAREAAIEDVKEEILESYKAKELENESEILSEVAHILEMIEKDEMRRLISQDKIRPDGRKVNEIRPLSSEVGMLPRVHGSGLFTRGQTQALSVCTLAPLREHQIIDGLGTEEYKRFMHHYNFPQFSVGETGPRRAPGRREIGHGALGERALQYVIPSEEEFPYTIRLVSEVLESNGSSSQASICGSTLAMLDAGVPIKAPVAGIAMGLVKLGDDYTILSDIQGMEDHFGDMDFKVAGTKDGITALQMDIKIDGLSRQILDEALTQAKEGRLHILEHLTSTISEPREELSAYAPKIITLNIKPEKIKDVIGPGGKQINAIIEETGVKIDIEQDGTVYIASQDQAMNRKAIAIIEDIVREVVVGEVYTGKVRRIEKFGAFVELFKGTDGLVHISELAHERVGKVEDILKLGDEVTVKVIEVDQQGRVNLSRKALLEKKEQPEGDKKPQAEKKFYPKTKKPESK from the coding sequence ATGTCTGAAAAACAAGTATTCTCAACAGAATGGGCAGGTAAAACATTATCTGTTGAAGTAGGTCAATTAGCAAAACAAGCAAGTGGAGCAGCATTAATTCGTTACGGTGATACAGTCGTTTTAACAGCGGCAGTAGGTTCTAAAAAACCACGTCCAGGCGACTTTTTCCCGCTAACAGTGAACTATGAAGAAAAAATGTATTCCGTTGGTAAAGTGCCCGGTGGATTCTTAAAACGTGAAGGACGTCCAAGTGACCGTGCGACATTAACTGCGCGCCTAATCGACCGTCCAATCCGTCCATTATTTGCAGAAGGTTTCCGTAATGAAGTTCAAATTACTTCTACTGTTTTTAGTGTGGATCAAGATTGTTCTCCAGAAATGGCAGCAATGCTTGGCTCTTCTGTTGCATTAGTTATTTCTGATATTCCATTTGAAGGACCAATCGCTGGTGTAGATGTTGGTCGTATCGACGGAAAATACGTTATTAACCCAACAATCGAACAAGCAGAAAAAAGTGATATTAGCTTAACTGTTGCAGGAACTTATGATGCAATCAACATGGTAGAGGCTGGAGCGAAAGAAGTTTCAGAAGAAGCAATGCTTGAAGCAATCATGTTTGGTCATGAAGAAATTAAACGTCTTTGTGAATTCCAACAACAAATCATCGCTGCTGTAGGTAAAGAAAAACGCGAAATCGAACTTTTCGTAAGCGATCCTGAACTTGAAGCAGAAGTAAAAGCAGCAAGCGAAGGCAAAATGAAAACTGCTATCAAAACAGAAGAGAAAAAAGCGCGTGAAGCAGCAATTGAAGATGTAAAAGAAGAAATTTTAGAAAGCTATAAAGCGAAAGAATTAGAAAATGAATCCGAAATTCTTAGCGAAGTAGCTCATATTCTTGAAATGATTGAAAAAGACGAAATGCGTCGCCTTATTTCTCAAGATAAAATCCGTCCAGATGGCCGTAAAGTAAACGAAATTCGCCCACTTTCTTCTGAAGTTGGCATGCTTCCTCGTGTCCATGGTTCTGGTTTATTCACTCGTGGCCAAACACAAGCTCTAAGCGTATGTACACTGGCACCGCTTCGTGAACACCAAATCATTGATGGTTTAGGAACAGAAGAATATAAACGCTTTATGCATCATTACAATTTCCCACAATTCAGTGTTGGGGAAACTGGGCCTCGTCGTGCTCCGGGCCGTCGTGAAATCGGTCACGGTGCCTTAGGTGAACGTGCGCTTCAATATGTTATTCCTTCCGAAGAGGAATTCCCGTACACAATCCGTTTAGTATCAGAAGTTCTTGAATCAAACGGATCTAGTTCTCAAGCAAGTATTTGTGGTTCTACACTTGCAATGCTTGACGCTGGTGTTCCAATTAAAGCGCCAGTTGCAGGTATCGCGATGGGTCTTGTTAAACTTGGCGATGACTACACAATCCTTTCTGATATCCAAGGTATGGAAGATCACTTTGGCGATATGGACTTTAAAGTTGCTGGTACAAAAGACGGTATTACAGCACTTCAAATGGACATCAAAATCGATGGCTTGAGCCGTCAAATTTTGGACGAAGCATTAACGCAAGCAAAAGAAGGTCGCTTACACATTCTAGAACACTTAACTAGCACAATTAGCGAACCTCGTGAAGAACTTTCTGCTTATGCTCCAAAAATTATTACGCTTAACATCAAACCAGAGAAAATCAAAGACGTTATCGGACCTGGTGGAAAACAAATCAATGCTATCATTGAAGAAACTGGCGTAAAAATCGATATCGAACAAGATGGTACAGTTTACATTGCTTCTCAAGATCAAGCAATGAACCGTAAAGCTATTGCTATCATTGAAGACATCGTTCGTGAAGTAGTAGTGGGAGAAGTTTACACTGGTAAAGTTCGTCGTATCGAAAAATTTGGCGCATTTGTTGAATTATTCAAAGGTACAGACGGTTTAGTTCATATTTCTGAATTAGCGCATGAACGCGTTGGTAAAGTAGAAGATATTCTAAAACTTGGCGATGAAGTTACAGTGAAAGTTATCGAAGTAGACCAACAAGGTCGCGTTAACTTATCACGTAAAGCTTTGCTTGAGAAAAAAGAACAACCAGAAGGCGACAAAAAACCACAAGCAGAGAAAAAATTCTACCCAAAAACGAAAAAACCAGAATCTAAATAA
- the rsgA gene encoding ribosome small subunit-dependent GTPase A, giving the protein MILEKYGFTHFFNEQEIATTSSYGRVTAVFRDYYRVVTENGEFLTSLKRGNFYELSTTALPAVGDFVEVSSDAQILSVLERKTVFSRMNKDSEEQLIAANFDYALIVMSLNHDFNLNRLERYLTVAWDSGATPIIILTKADLAEDLSPYAQQLETVAYGVPAYYVDNLSHNGFEALERDLKPNSTLVLLGSSGVGKSSFINSLAGTDLMKTAGIREDDSKGKHTTTHREMHLLNNGWIVIDTPGMREFGIGLNQAGLETTFSDVEELAEGCRFHDCSHTQEPGCAVQAALEDGRLSMQHYENWLKLQREMAYHARKNSPALARQERDRWKVIKKSMRTHSKTRPKK; this is encoded by the coding sequence TTGATACTAGAAAAATATGGTTTCACGCATTTTTTTAATGAACAAGAAATAGCTACTACATCCTCTTACGGCAGAGTTACTGCGGTATTTAGAGATTATTACCGAGTAGTTACTGAAAACGGGGAATTTTTAACCTCCCTTAAACGTGGGAATTTTTATGAATTATCCACCACTGCCCTGCCTGCTGTTGGCGATTTTGTCGAAGTGAGCAGTGACGCGCAAATCTTATCCGTGTTAGAACGGAAAACAGTCTTTTCTCGAATGAATAAAGATTCTGAGGAACAATTGATTGCGGCGAATTTTGACTATGCGCTTATTGTGATGAGTTTGAATCATGATTTTAATTTAAATCGCTTAGAACGCTATTTAACGGTTGCTTGGGATAGTGGCGCTACGCCGATTATCATTTTGACGAAAGCCGATTTAGCGGAAGATCTATCGCCCTACGCTCAGCAGCTCGAAACTGTCGCATATGGCGTCCCAGCGTATTATGTGGATAATTTGTCGCACAATGGTTTTGAAGCGTTAGAACGCGATTTGAAGCCGAATAGCACTCTTGTTTTACTCGGTTCTTCTGGTGTTGGTAAATCTTCTTTTATTAATTCGCTTGCTGGTACTGATTTGATGAAAACTGCTGGTATTCGGGAAGATGATAGTAAAGGAAAACATACTACGACACACCGAGAAATGCATTTGCTAAATAATGGTTGGATTGTTATTGATACGCCAGGAATGCGCGAATTCGGGATTGGTTTGAATCAAGCTGGATTGGAAACCACTTTTTCAGATGTGGAGGAGCTTGCTGAAGGCTGTCGTTTTCATGATTGTTCCCATACACAAGAGCCTGGTTGCGCTGTACAAGCTGCTTTAGAAGATGGTCGTTTATCGATGCAACATTACGAAAATTGGTTAAAATTGCAGCGTGAAATGGCTTACCATGCACGAAAAAACAGTCCCGCTCTTGCTAGACAAGAACGCGACCGCTGGAAAGTTATTAAAAAATCAATGCGCACACATAGTAAAACTCGACCAAAAAAATAG
- a CDS encoding endolytic transglycosylase MltG has product MKKNLRMLALGFLISAVVLLVYNQFFSTQTKADETKAASTKAGSDENSSTWKTKYEKLLAEQEVAKAKETEAKKKADEAAKKKAEEAKKVKSYTLTISSGDPSSKAGDELQANGIVKSSSDFDKYLRDNNYEKYIRDGSYTIKSDMSYETIAKILAHKN; this is encoded by the coding sequence GTGAAGAAAAACTTACGGATGTTGGCGTTAGGTTTCTTAATATCTGCCGTTGTCTTACTGGTTTACAATCAGTTTTTCTCAACTCAGACTAAAGCAGATGAAACAAAAGCCGCATCAACAAAAGCTGGTTCTGATGAAAATTCAAGCACATGGAAAACAAAATACGAAAAATTATTAGCTGAGCAAGAAGTAGCAAAAGCAAAAGAAACTGAAGCGAAGAAAAAAGCGGACGAAGCTGCTAAAAAGAAAGCTGAAGAAGCTAAAAAAGTTAAAAGTTATACTTTGACAATTTCTAGCGGAGATCCGTCTTCTAAAGCTGGCGACGAACTTCAAGCAAATGGTATTGTTAAGAGTTCTTCCGATTTTGATAAATACTTACGTGATAACAATTATGAAAAGTACATTCGTGATGGTAGCTACACTATCAAAAGCGATATGAGCTATGAAACAATCGCTAAAATTTTAGCACATAAAAATTAA
- the rpmG gene encoding 50S ribosomal protein L33 gives MRVNITLECTECGDRNYITTKNKRENPERIELKKYCPRLRRVTLHRETK, from the coding sequence ATGCGCGTTAATATTACTTTAGAATGCACTGAATGCGGTGATCGTAATTATATCACTACTAAAAATAAGCGTGAAAATCCGGAACGTATTGAATTAAAAAAATATTGTCCAAGATTGCGCCGTGTAACTTTACACCGCGAAACTAAGTAA
- a CDS encoding 5-formyltetrahydrofolate cyclo-ligase has protein sequence MEDKRLIREKILRNLNSIDKVEHRERSIKLAEKLFLLPEWRNAQVIGITLARHPEIETETIILQAKKEGKTVLIPKTYYPSRKMEFKKMDSVHPLVKTKFGILEPNELAETIEKEAIDLLIVPGVAFNEEHYRIGFGGGFYDRFLVDFQGPTVSLYLYEQKMDFAPESHDKPVSILIEG, from the coding sequence ATGGAAGACAAACGCCTAATTCGAGAAAAGATTTTACGGAATTTAAACAGCATCGATAAAGTAGAACATCGCGAACGTTCTATTAAATTAGCAGAAAAACTATTCTTATTACCAGAATGGAGAAATGCACAGGTTATTGGTATAACTTTGGCAAGACATCCTGAAATTGAAACAGAAACAATCATTTTACAAGCCAAAAAAGAAGGCAAGACCGTTTTAATTCCAAAAACATATTACCCAAGCAGAAAAATGGAATTTAAAAAGATGGATTCTGTACATCCGCTTGTAAAAACTAAATTTGGCATTTTGGAGCCTAACGAACTAGCGGAAACGATTGAGAAGGAAGCGATAGATTTATTAATTGTGCCTGGAGTTGCTTTTAATGAAGAGCATTATCGAATCGGTTTTGGCGGTGGTTTTTATGATAGGTTCTTAGTGGATTTCCAAGGCCCAACAGTATCTTTATACTTGTATGAACAAAAAATGGATTTTGCGCCGGAAAGCCATGATAAACCAGTTTCTATTCTAATTGAAGGATAA